The genomic segment GGAGATTGCGCAGTCGTAATCGGGGACGGACTTGTCGGGCAATGGGCAGCCCATACGCTGCTTCATAGAGGCGCGCGGGTGACGGTGCTTGGCAGGCACGATGAACGGTTGAACCTGCTGCCGGATCAGGTTGCCAAGGTCAATACTCGCAGAACGCGAGCCGCCGACGCGCTTCATGAGGACAGCGGAGCAATTGCCGTCGTTGTAGATACGGTTGGCTCACTGGATTCGGTTAAGGAGCTTCAACCGCTGATGAAGCATAACAGTCACCTTGTATCTGCAGGCTTCCTGGGCAATGAAGGGATGATTGATATCCAATCGCTGCGTGCCCAAGAGATTACGCTGCATAGTCCTTCCGGCTGGGACCGGGAACGAATGGATGCCACGCTGCAGGGCATTACGGAAGGCTGGCTTCCGACAGAGCCGCTTATTACGCACCGGTACCCGGTGGAACGTGCCGAAGAAGCCTGGGCGCTTATTCTCGATCAGAGACAATTCTGTCTTGGCGTAGTGCTGAATTGGAAGTCGTAACTACGCCGCCGCACAGGAAAAGGGCTGGAACCATCCGAGTTGCGAGGAGGAAGCATAGGTTGAGCAAGAAGGCGAATCATGCGCATTTTCGTTCAGCCAGACCCATTTGGCCGAAGGATAGAGAGCTGGACAGAAATCTGACCGCCGGGTTCAGGGGCGTGGCAGCCAAACGCAAGAACGACAGATTAACGCTCCACATTGCCGCATCGACCCTGTATCGCTGCTATTTGAACGGCCAGTTCGTGGGGCACGGTCCCGCCCGCGGTCCACATGGACATTACCGGGTCGATGTCTGGGACCTGAGCGAACATGCGAACGAGGGCGACAACATCGTGGCGATAGAAGTCGCGGGCTACAATATCAACAGCTATTATGTACTCGATCAGCCTTCTTTTGTGCAAGCGGAAGTTCGGGCCGGCACGGAAGTCCTTCTCGCTACGACGGCCGAGAGCGGATTTGAGGCGGCTCTGTTAAAGGAACGCATACAGAAGGTGCAGCGATTCAGCTTTCAGCGAACTTTTGTCGAGGCATACGCGCTCCAATCGGGTTTTGACCGCTGGCGCTCGGACATGAGCGCGCCATTCGATAGCGTCATCTGCGCGGAGACAAACGAAAAGCTGCTTATTTCAAGGGATGTACCCTTGGCTGCGTTCACCGTGCGCCATCCGATTGCGCTATACGCAAGAGGTGAGGTTGCCCGCCGCAAATCGCAAGGCGTATATTGGCGCGACCGATCTCTCACAGATATAGGACCTCTCCTCGGAGGTTATGAAATGGAACAACTGGCCTTCATTCTATCGGATGAGTTGACCGACCTGCCGGCTCATAGCCTTCGTGTCATTCGGCAGCCGCTTTCGCAAGGCAGCTCGCTGAAGCTCAATCCCAACGAGTTCGGGATTGTGGATATGGGGATTAACAGGACCGGGTTCATCGGCGGTACTGTTCGATGCCGCACTCGTACATTGCTGTACATTACGTTCGACGAGGTGCTGCGAGAGGACGACGTTGATTTTTTGCGGTTCGGTTGCGTTAATGCCTTGCGATATGAGCTTGAGCCGGGAATCTACAGGCTGGAATCGTTCGAGCCGTATACGCTGCGTTATATGAAGTGGATCGCAGCCGAAGGGGCGTGCGAGGTATCCGAGGTTTACATGAGGGAGTACGCCAACGCTGCTGCCGGGAAAGCGCAGTTTGAATCCGACGACGAACGGCTCAATAAAATCTTCGAAGCAGGAAGGGAAACTTTCCGCCAGAACGTTGTCGATCTGTTCATGGATTGCCCTTCAAGGGAACGTGCCGGATGGCTCTGCGACAGCTACTTCATGGGACGGGCGGCGTTCAGCCTGACAGGTCAGACGAAGGTGGAGCGAGCCTTCTTCGAGAATTACCTCTTGCCCGATCGCTTTCCGCATTTACCTGAAGGCATGCTCCCGATGTGCTACCCCGCGGACCATTATGATGGCAATTTTATTCCGAATTGGTCGCTATGGTTCGTGATCCAGCTGGAGGAATATCTGGAACGGAGCGGAGACCGGCAGTTGATCGAAGCGATGCGGGCGAGAGTCCTTGAATTATTCGATTACTTCGAACGTTTCAAGAACGAAGACAAACTGCTGGAGCGCCTTGAAGGCTGGGTATTCCTGGAGTGGTCCAAGGCGAACGAATTCGTGCAGGACGTCAATTATCCTAGCAATATGCTTTATGCCGCTT from the Cohnella hashimotonis genome contains:
- a CDS encoding alcohol dehydrogenase catalytic domain-containing protein, which produces MKGKGVVFTGRLKVSYQDVDIPEPLADEVVIDVEHSWISIGTESSFLRCDRIAGETPYREGDPEPFPQINGYQKVGVIVAAGAQVQEFKPGDRVFATMGRVNGMAFPSGGHVSPAVTHVSQVWKLPQNVNAEAYSGMVLAQVGYNCGSRPDIGAGDCAVVIGDGLVGQWAAHTLLHRGARVTVLGRHDERLNLLPDQVAKVNTRRTRAADALHEDSGAIAVVVDTVGSLDSVKELQPLMKHNSHLVSAGFLGNEGMIDIQSLRAQEITLHSPSGWDRERMDATLQGITEGWLPTEPLITHRYPVERAEEAWALILDQRQFCLGVVLNWKS